The genomic segment AACCGGATCGGCTCTTGGCCCAGCGCACGGGCGGGCAGCAGGGCAACGGTGAAGGGCAAAACAAGGGCAAGCAGGAACCGGTGGGACAGCATGGTCTGGTCCTTATTTCCTATTCCCGTTTTCATTCCGTCTACGCGGATCGCTCACGTCCATTTTACCCGTCTGTTATGGCGGGTTCAAAAAGGAATGACGGGCGAGACCGCCCAAGTTCACAGGTTCGGTGCTCAGCGATTCGCGTTTAGTGTTTGGAGAGGCCCTCCGCGCGCTTGTGTTTCGTGTGCCTCCCAGAAGCCGACGGGTTCTGAAAGGGTCATGAGACTTATGGAAATACGGCTGACGCGATCGGGGGGGAAAAGGTAGGATCATTTTTGCCGGGGTCCACCCTGTATTTCGGGGTTTTTGTCATGTGGAAGAAGTGGCTCGCATTCAGCGGCATGCTCGCGCTGATCATCCTGCTCGATCCGACGCACACGCCCGCACAGCCCGAAGGTGGCGGAAAAGGCAAGGGTGGTAGGGGCGGCTTCGGCGGCTTCGGCGGTCCGCCTCCGGACGGCAACACGAACGGGCAAGGTGGCGGCCCTGGTGGCGGTTGGCCGGGCGGCGGTATGGGCGGCCCCGGTGGTCCGGGCGGCGGTATGGGTGGCCCCGGTGGTCCGGGTGGTGGCGGTATGGGACGCGGCGGATTTCGTATGGACCCGGAAGTCGGATGGATGATGCTCCAGAGGTGGACCAACAGCACCGGTAACACCGTTGACCTGAGCCAGATTCCGCCGGAAACGCGGACGATGATCAACGGCTTTGCCCAGCGGTTCGGCACGAACCCGCTGCCCGAGAGCGGCACGATGTCGAAGGAGCAGTACCTCGAATTCACCGCACAAAACGAGGCCCTTCGCGCGGCCAACGGCGGCGGACGCGGCGGCATGGGCGGGCCGAACGGTGGCGGGGGGCCGGGCCAGGGTGGTTGGGGGCCGGGGGGCTGGGATCCGAACCAGGGCGGCCCGGGCCAGCGGCCGTTCGAGAAGAAGCAGACCGAGGAAGAACGGCCGGTCGCGATGCGCTACGGCAAGTTGCCGAAAGACCTGCCCCCGTGGTTCGACGAATACGACACCGATAAGGACGGCCAAATTTCCCTCTACGAATATCGGAAATCGGGCAAAGACTCCAAGGAAGCTCTGACCAGGGAGTTTCTGAAGATGGATATGAACAGTGACGGGCTGCTCACCGCCGACGAGTTGCTCCGCTTCACCCGCCAGAACGCCATCAAAGAGAAGGTCGATGCCTACGACGAGAGCGGCGGAACCGAGCGCCCGAGCAGTTGGGGGCTGGGTGCACCGGTCGAGGATAAGGGCGACAACAATAAGGGTGGCAACAACCGAGGCAGAGGTGGTCCGGGCGGCGGTGGCATGGGCGGCCCCGGTGGTAGCATGGGTGGCCCCGGCGGTGGCATGGGTGGCCCCGGTGGTGGCATGGGCCGCCCCGGCGGTGGCATGGGTGGCCCTGGGGGCGGTTGGCCGGGCGGAGGTATGGGCGGCCCCGGCGGTGGCATGGATTGGCCGGGCGGAGGTGGTGGCCCGGGAGGGCGAGGCGGCGATAACACGAAAGGCCCGGACCCGAAGGGCGGAGACAACGGAGGAAGGGGCGGAAACCGGGGCAAGAAGGGTCCCGGATAACGCACCCCATCAGACGCACGCGGCCCGCCGGATTTTTCCGGCGGGCCGCGTGCGTTTCGGACCAGCGACGCGAGCGTTCGGGGCGATGACCGCGGAACTCGATTCGACGCGATCCACGCGGATATTTCGGCGGTCACGCGGCCGAGTTGCACGCAAGTCCTCCGACGGGCTGCGTTCTTCGCACAACCGGCCCCGCCTGGGAAGCCGCGCGTGCCCCGATTCTTCTCGCGGCACCCGAGCCGGGTGTAAACTCCAGTACCTGACGAGGGACCGTCAGCGGATCGCATCTCGGAGCCCACCACAATGGCCACTCGTTACTTCTGGTTACCGCTGGTACTGGCCGCACCGGTCGCGCTGGCCGGGCCGACCGATTCGAAGCCGGGCCGGTTCGTCGCCGCGGTCGTGGATACGCAGTTCACGCACTGGGACAAGAACCGGGACGGGAGGCTGTCGCGCGAGGAGATCGACGCGGCCGTGGGGAACCCGGCGGTGGCCGGGGACGAGGCCGCGGCCGCGGCGGCGCTGCACGTCTATTTCCGAAACAACCCGAAGGCCGATCCGCTCACCCCGGCGTTCGTGGCCGAAGCCGCGAAGAAGTCGTTACCGGCCGAGCGCCGCGATCAGGCCCAAAAGGCCCAGCACTTCCAATCGGACTACGATCGGTTCCGCAACCACATCCGCACCGCGCCGCACGACCTCTTCACGGGCACCGCGCCGCAGCTCAAAGGGATGAGCCAGGGCGCGCTCGGGGACTGTTACTTCGTGAGCGTGGTCGGCGCCGCGGTCCACGCCCACCGGCAGCGCGTCCTCCAAATGTTCCGCCCCGCGAAAGACGGGGCGTGTGAACTCGACTTCCCGGACGGGACCAAGGTTCTGGTGCGGAAGCTGACCGACGCGCAGATCGCGCTCGGCTCGACGGCCGGCGAGCAGGGGCGGTGGCTGAACGTGTTGGAAGAGGGGTTCGGTCAGGTGCGGTTCGCCCGCCAGGCGAAGAAGCAACCGGGCGACATTCCGCTCGATGTGATCTCGCGCGGCGGCGACCCCGCGACGGCGATTGCGCTCCTCACGGGACACAAGGCCGAGTGCGTCGACGTCCTCAAACACGCCAACGATCACGCCGCGACCGCCCGGCTCCGGGCGACCATGATCGCTTCGTCCAAGGGCCGGCTCCTGATGGACTGCGGGACGCCCGAAACGGGCACGCCGCCGGGCGTCCCCGGCGGGCACTGCTACGCGGTGCTGGGGTTCGACGCGGCCACCGACACGGTTCACCTGTGGAACCCGTGGGGCAACACGTTCCATCCGAAGAAGGAACCGTACGGGCTGATGAACGGCTATCCGGTCAAGGACGGCCGGTTCGACGTGCCGCTCGGCGACTTCGTGAAGATCTTCGGCTACTTCGACTGGGAAACGCACGAGCCCCTGAACCCGGCGCCCAAGAAACGGTAGTGCCGTCTCGTGTCATGAGGCCACGGGTCGTCGAGTCGAAGACCAAACACCGCTCTGGTCTTCGACTCGACGACACGTGACCTCATGACGCGACACTGTTGTGTTGAACCAATGAGGTGGTCACCCGGTGGACCGACTTCTGGCGCCGGTCCACCGGGTCTTGACACAAACGACCACTAACGAAAGCCATACTTACCCCCGTGGTTGACGAGATCCCGGGCCCGGTCACCGGGCCGGTCGATGTCCGAGGCGGAACGGAACCGGTACTCCTCATGGAGGACGAGGCGGGCGCGCGCGGCGTCGCGCGGATCGCCCTCCGGGTGGGGGGCACGCGGTGATCGAGGCGGGCGACGCACGAGACGCCCTCGGCCTCGTCGAGCGGGACCGGCTGCACCCGGGCGTCCTGGTGACCGATGTGGTGACGCCGGGGATCAGCGGGCGCGAGCCCGCCGAGCGGAGCCGCGCCCGGTACCCGACGATCACAGTGCTGTACATGAGCGGGTACACGGGGGGGGGCGCGGCGGTCCGCCCCGGCATCCCCCAAGCGGGTACCGCGTTCCGGCACACGCCGTTCACGTCCTTCTCGCCGGCGCACAAGGTGTGCGCGGTATTGGATCGGCCGTGATTTCACTCGCCCGATGGCACTGGCTCCTCTAATGGCGACTTCGGGGGCCCCGCCAACGGGCGTGTAAACACGTGGAAGCTGGCTCCAAGGCCGGCCGGCTCCCGCGCGCGGCGCCTCGTCCCCGAACGTGCCCCTGAAGAGATCCCGCGCCCGCTCCGACGTGACAGTTGGTCGCTCGGGGCGTGTTCAGAAGGGCGACCGCACCGGACCTCGGCCATTCATAATTTACTTGTGTCCATTATAAATTAGACAACAAAAATTTCGATAATTGTTAGTTGAGCCAACTCTATAGCGAGTACAATAGCCATTAATGCCGTCTTTTTCCCGGCCCACATCTCATGGGCAGACGGATTGTTTTTCGTTGCACTCGGGTGCCCCATCGCCCGGGCTCTCACGCGGTCCGAACGGCGCCCGGGTTCAGGAGGCCGCACCGGACGCGGTCATCGCCGATCGGCGGCAAGGGCTTCGGGTGGGGGCGTTCGGGCGCGGTACCCGTAGTGGCGCGCGCGGACCCGGTCCGGCCGACGAGGGCGCAAGGAGCCTCTTCTGTGCGGGAGTTCTGCCAGCACCTGCTCGATTCGTCGGGGTTCCCGCCCCGGTGGCAGTGTGGGTCATGGTCCCCCGGTCTCGGCTGGCTGCACATCGCGGCGGACCTGGGCGTGTGGTCCGCGTACTTCGTGATCCCGTGCGTCCTGGCCTGGTACGCGGTGCGGCGGAAGGACATTCCGTTCCGCGGCGTCGTCCTCCTCTTCGTCGCGTTCATCTTGCTGTGCGGGTTAACGCACCTAATGGACGCGGTCCTGTTCTGGTGGCCCGCGTACCGCCTTGCCGCGCTCCTCAAGCTCGCCACGGCGCTGGTCTCCTGGGCCACGGTGGCCTCCCTGTTCCGAATCACCCCCCACTTAATGGCCCTCCGAGCGCCTTCTGAACTGGACGCGGAGATCGGCGAGCGGCGCCGGGCCGAACAGGACCTCCGGGTTCTCCAGGCGTCCCTCGAACGGCGGGTGGCCGAACGAACGGCGGCCCTGGAAGAGACCGAGGAGCGGTTCCGGGCCGTTTTCGAGGCGACCCCGGCCGGGCTGATTCTGGCGGACCGGTACGGGCGCATCGTCCTCGTCAACGACCTGATCGTGCGCATGTTCGGCTGGGAGAAGGCGGAGCTCCTCGGCCAACCGGTCGAGCGTCTGGTGCCGGAGCGCTTCCGGGACCGGCACCCGGCCTACCGGGCGGCCTACTTCGCGACCCCGGCGGAACGGCCCATGGGCGCCGGCCGCGACCTCGCCGGCGCCCGCAAAGACGGCAGCGAGTTTCCGGTGGAGGTCGGGATCCGGCCCGTGGGAATGAGCGGTGCGATGTACGTCCTGGCGTCGGTCATCGACATCTCGACTCGGAAGCAGGCCGAAGCCAATCTGCGGGCGAGCGAGGAGCGGTTTCAGGCGTTCATGAACCACGCCCCGCTCGCCGCGTGGATGGTGGACGAGGAGTTCCGCGGCGTTTATGCCAGCCCGGGCTTCGACCGCTTAACGGGGTTAAGCCCGGGCTCACTCCTCGGCCGCACGCCGTCCGAGCTGTTCCCCGCCGGGGTGGCCGCCCGGCACACCGCGAACAGCAACCGAGTGCTCTCCACGGGCCTCCCCGTGGGGGACGAGGAGCCCCTCGTCGGGTTGGACGGGTTCCCCGGCGTGGCTTACGTGGTCAAGTTCCCGGTCCGAGGGCCATCGGGCCAGACGCTCATCGGGAGCGTGGCGATTGACATCACCGAGCGGAAGCGGACCGAGGAACTGATCAAGGCGTCCCTCCGCGAGAAGGAAGTTCTCTTGAAGGAGATCCACCACCGCGTCAAGAACAACTTGCAGATCGTGTCCGCCCTGCTGGAACTTCAATCACGCCAAACGACGGACCGGGCGGCGGTGGAGATGTTCCGGGAGAGCCGGGGGCGGGTCAAGTCGATGGCCCTGATCCACGAGCGGCTGTACCGCTCACTGGATCTGGCCCGCGTGGACTTCGCCGAGTACACCCGGCAACTCGCCGGCGACCTGTTCCGCACCTACAAGGTGTCGGGCGACATCCGGCTGGAGATCGATGTGGACATCCCGGCCCTGTCCATTGACATCGCCATCCCGTGCGGTCTGCTCCTGAACGAACTGATTTCGAACTGCCTCAAGCACGCGTTCGCCGCCGCCGCGGACGGGTGCATCCGGGTGGCCCTCCACCGGGAGCGAGGGACCAACGTGGTGACCGTGGCCGATGACGGGGTCGGGTTCCCGGCGGGCACCGACTTCCGCAACAGCACCTCCTTCGGATTGCAGTTGGTCAACACCCTCGTCGAGCAGCTCGCCGGCGAGAGCGTCATGACCGCCGACCGGGGGACCACGGTCACCGTCCGGTTCCCCGGAACGCCGAGTTCCAATCTAGAAGGCCCCAACCCGTGACCGCCGCCGTCGTCCCGCCCCCGCCTGAACAGGTTCCTCTTGCGCCCCCGCCATCGATCCTGGTGGTGGAGGACGAGAGGGTCATCGCCCGGTGCATCGCCGCCCAGCTGGCCGAGATGGGGTACGCCGTGGCGGGCTCGGCCGCGACCGGCGAGGAGGCCGTGCGCCTGGCCCTGGAGCTCCGCCCCGACCTGGTCCTCATGGACATCAACCTGGGGGCCGGGATCGACGGGGTCGAGGCCGCGACCCGGATCCGCAAGCAGGTGGACGTCCCGGTCGTGTACCTGACCGCCAACTCGGACCGGGCCACGATCCAGCGGGCCAAGCTGACCGACCCGTTCGGGTACGTGCTGAAGCCGTACGAGGACGGGGACCTGCGGACGGCCGTCGAGATCGGCCTGTACCGGCACAGCATCGAGTGGCGGCTGCGGGAGAACGAGCAGTGGCTCGCCGCCACCCTGCGGAGCATCGGCGACGGGGTGATCGCCACCGACGCGCGGGGGCGGGTGCGGTTCATGAACGGGCTGGCCGAGAGCCTGACCGGCTGGACCCAGGCGGAGGCCCTGGGGCGGGACGTGGGCGAGGTGTTCCGGGTGGTCGAGGGGGCGAGCCGCAAGCCGCTCCCGAACCCGATCCTCGACGCACTCGCCCGGGGAGAGCCCCGCGACCTGCCGGCCGACACCATCCTGATCGACAAGCTCGGGGCGGAGCACTTCATCGCCGACAGTGCCGACCCGATCCGGGACGCGAAGGAGACGGTCTCCGGGGCGGTGCTGGTGTTCCGGGACGTGACCGAGCACCGGCGCCTCGAGGAGCACCTCCGGCAGGCGCAGAAGATGGAGGCCATCGGGCGGCTGGCGGGTGGCATCGCCCACGACTTCAACAACATCATGACCGTCGTCACCGGGTTCAGCGAGCTCCTGCTCCTCGACGGCATCATCGCCGCCCCCATGCCGGCCCCCGACCGCCTCGATCTGCTCCAGAACATTTACAACGCCGGGACGCGGGCCGCCACCCTGACCCAGCAGATCATGGCGTTCAGCCGCAAACAGATGCTCGTCCCCTGCGTGCTGAACCTGAACACCGTGCTCCGGGACATCGGGGTGATGGTGCAGCGGTTGATCGGTGCCAACATCGAGTTCGTCATTGAACCGTCCGCGGACCTCGGCCCCGTCAAGGCCGACCCGACGCAGATCGGCCAGGTGATCCTGAACCTGGCGGCGAACGCCCGGGACGCCATGCCGAAGGGGGGGCGGCTGGTCTTTACCACGAGCAACACCCAGTTGGAGGAGGCGGCCGCGCACCGGCCGCCCGACGTGCCACCGGGCTGGTACGCCATGCTCTCGGTTCGGGACTCCGGCTTCGGGATGTCGGAGGAGGTCCGGTCCCACGTGTTCGACCCGTTCTTCACGACGAAGGGCGTCGGGGAGGGGACCGGCCTGGGGCTCGCCACGGTCTACGGGATCGTCAAACAGAGCGGGGGGCACATTGAGGTGTCGAGCACGGTCGGGCTCGGAACCACGTTCCGGATATACCTGCCGCTGGTCGCGGACCCGATGACGCCGCCGAGCAGTCGGGAGCTCCGGCTGGCGTCGAAGGGGCACGAGACCGTCCTGATCGTCGAGGACGATGACACGGTGCGGAAGATGACCCGGTTGATGCTCGAGCGGTGCGGGTACAAGGTGCTCGAAGCCCCGGACGGTCTGAAGGCGGTCGAGATGGCCGAGCGGCACTGGCCGCCGATTCACTTGTTGATCACCGACCTGGTCATGCCGCACATGTCCGGGCGGGAGGTAGCCGAACGACTACTGACGTTCAAGCGGGGGCTGCGGGTGCTGTACATGTCCGGGTACACCGAGGACGTGATCGTGCAGCAGGGGGTGGGGTCGGCGGCCGCCGACTTCCTGCACAAGCCGTTCAGCCTGGGTGACTTGACGAGCAAGGTGCGCGAGGTGTTGGACCGCGCGTGAAGTATCGCCGGCGGACCGCCGTGCGCCGCCCCGGCTCTCGGGGTCGGCGGCGGTCGTTCCGTCACTCCGGGTCACACCAAATCGGGCTGAAGTGTAACGGTGAGAGTGGGTTTTGCCGTCTCCTCATGCGGTGTTGTGTTGAACTCATCGGTGCGCGTGTGGAATCGCGCCCCCTCACCCGGTCTTCCGATTCGCCGACCTCCCCCCGCAGGAGCGGGGCGAGGTGTTGGGGTTGCCGAACCGGCAAGCGATTCGGCCGCGCATCGCTGTGTGCGAAGGTCGGGGGCCTCACCTCTCCCCGGCTCGGCGGGAGAGGTCGGCGCGTCTGAAGACCGGGTGGGGGGGCTTCGCCACACGCCCGAGACCGCCTCAGCGGTTCCGCACATTAACGTGAGACTTCAGTTGGGGCGGGGTCAGAACGCGTTCCCATCGACCGGGTACCCGTCGGCTCCGAGGTACAGCAGAATGAAGGGGAACTTCGGGTTCGCCACGAGGGGGTGAGAACACCCCTGTTGCGCCGAGTCGGTTCCCAGGCTCGCCGAGAGGAAGTGGACGGAGCCGTCGCAGAACACGAAGTTGACCCCGTTGCCCGTGTGCTTGCTCGCCCAGGTGTACGAGGTACACGTCGGGTCGTTCGTCTTCGTCGGGACCGCGGTGCCGTGGGGGTACGGCGTGTTCAGCGGCCAGTTCGGGCGGGCGATCACGCCCGCGACGCTGGTCGTGTCGCGGCCCGCCCAGATGCCCCCGACCTGAGTGGTCCCGTCGCGCTCGCCCGCCATGATCGTGTTGCTCAACCCGTCGGTGATCACGTTCAGGTTGTACTTCGATCCGCCGTCGCTGACCTGCTCGCTCACGAGGTAGTTGGTCCGGGCGTACCCGCTGAAGTAGGGGTTCGCGACGGTCGTCGATGCCGGATCGGCCGGGCACACGTATACGGGTGGGACCGTGCCGGTGGTGTAGGCGTTGGCACCGAAGGGGCCGGCGGTGGTGTTGAGGTTGGCGAACAGCGGCGCCTGTTCGACGTAGGGGAGGAGGTTCGTCAGCCAGCCCCAGTTGTTCTGGAGCTGGGGCGGGGTCTTCGAGAACGAGGCGGGAAAGTAGCCGTAGGAATCGTGGTACATGTGCATCGCCAACCCGATCTGCTTCAGGTTGTTCTGGCACTTCATGCGGGCGGCGGCGTCACGCACCTTCTGAACGGCCGGGAGCAGGAGCCCGATCAGGATGGCAATAATCGCGATCACCACCAACAACTCGATCAGCGTGAACCCCAGGCGTTTCACGGGCACGCGCGCGGGCATGGCAGTCTCCGGGGCCACTGAGAACGAATGAAAACGAACGGGTGGGAGATCATCAGACGTTATAGAAGAGTGAATACAACTCTAGGCAAGTCTGGATAATTGGGCAAGATGGCTCCACATACAATCGTGCCGTACCGGCCCGCACCACGCGTCCGGTCGCACCGACTGTGACGATCGAAATGGCCCGTCCCGACGCGCGGACTCTGGCGTCGCGGTTTCGGACAGATAATAATACCCGTGGTTGAACCTTCGGCCGGTGACCCGCGTCTATCCGGTCCCCGCCACCGCGGATGCACGCATGGACCCGGTCATCGGTATCGACCTCGGCACCACCAACTCGGCCGCCGCGTTCCTGGGGCCGGACGGGCCCGAGATCATCCCGAACGCCATCGGCGGCCGGCTCACGCCCTCGGTCGTCGGGGTGGACGAATCCGGCACGGCCCTCGTGGGCGCCGCCGCCCGCGAGTTGCAGGTGCTCCACCCGGAGCGCTGCGCCAGCCTCTTCAAGCGGTACATGGGTACCGACCACAAGTTGACCCTCGCCGGCCGCGCGTACGCGCCCGAGGAGCTGTCCGGCCTCGTGCTCCGCGCCCTGAAGGCCGACGCGGAGGCGTTCTTCGGCCGCCCCGTCGCGCGGGCGGTCATCACCGTCCCGGCGTACTTCAACGACCGCCAGCGGAAGGCCACCCTCGCGGCCGGCAAGATCGCGGGCTGGACCGTCGAGCGCATCCTGAACGAGCCCACCGCCGCGGCCATCGCCTACGGCTTCCACGACGCCGGGGCGGACAAGAAGCTGCTCGTGTTCGACCTGGGCGGCGGCACGTTCGACGTGTCGGTGGTGGAGCTGTTCGAGGGCACACTCGAGGTGAAGGCGTCCAGCGGCGAGAGCGCGCTGGGCGGCGAGGACTTCACCCGCGCGCTGGCCGCCCGCGTGCTCGCCGCACAGGGCGTGTCGTATGAACAGGCCGAGGCCCGCACGCCGAAGCGGGTGTCGCGGCTGATCCAGCAGTGCGAGCGGGCGAAGTGCGCGCTGAGCCGCGAGGAGAGTACGGTCGTCCGGGTGCCCGACGCGGCCGGCGAGTTCACGGCCGCGGGCGAGGTCACCGTCACCCGCGCCGACCTGGAATCGTGGGTGGGGCCGACGCTCGCCCGCGTCGAGCTGCCCGTCCGCCGCGTGCTGGGCGACGCGAAACTCGCCCGCGCCCAGATCGACGAGGTGATCCTCGTCGGCGGCGCGACGCGGATGCCGCTGGTCGTGAAGCGCGTGACCGAGTTGCTCGGCAAGGAGCCGCGGCGGCGGCTGAACCCGGACGAGGTGGTCGCGCTCGGGGCCGCGGTCCAGGCCGGTCTGGTCGGGCGGGCCGCCGCGGTGGAGGACCTGGTCGTCACCGACGTGGCCCCGTTCACGCTCGGCGTCGAGGTCAGCAAGGACCTCGGCGCGGAGGTCCGCGACGGCTACTTCGACCCGGTCATCGACCGCAACACCACCATCCCGGTCAGCCGGGTGAAGCGGTACGGGACGATGGCCCCGAACCAGGCGGTGATCCGCGTGCGGGTGTACCAGGGCGAGTCGCGGCGCGCCGACGGGAACCTGCTGCTCGGCGAGTTCGAGGTGCGCGGCATCCCGCCCGGCCCGGCCGGCCAACCGGTGGACGTCCGCTTCACCTACGACCTGAACGGCGTGCTGGAGATCGAGGCGACCGTCGTCGCCACCGGTAAGACCGTCACGCACGTGATCGCCAAGCACGCGCAGGGGATGAGCGAGGCGCAGGTCCGGGCGGCGGTGGCGGCGATGGCGAAGCTGAAGACGCACCCGCGGGACGAGGAGGCCAACCGGTTCATCCTGCTCCGGGCGGAGCGGCTGTTCAAGGAACTGCCGACGGACCTGCGGGACGCCCTCGGCGGGTTGCTGGATGGGTTCGAGGCGGCGCTGGGAAAACAGGACCCGGCCGCGATCGCCCGGCACCGCCAGGAGCTGGAGCGGTTCCTGTCCCTGTACGATCCGCGTGCCGACGAGCCGAACGGGGGTGCGGAGTGACATCCGACGCGCGCGACCAGTGGGCCGAACTGTTGCCCGGCCCCGCGGGCACCACCGCCGAGGCAACCGCGGCGCTCCTGCGGGCGCTGCCCGGCGACGGGTTCAGCCCACCCGCCGAGCGCGTGGCTGCCGCGAACGCGCTGGCGGGCACGTCGGTCCCGGTGGGCCGCGACCCCGACGTCGAGCGGTTGCTGAGCGCCGAGCTGGAGGCGTTCGCGGCGGGGTATTGGGGCCTGTCCCCGGCTGACCGGCTGGCCGCGTGGGCGGACCTGTCCCGTCGTGGGGCCGACGCGCGCGGCTGCGGGAACTGGAGCCCGGCCTGGACGTGGGTGCGCCCGCGCTGGCC from the Frigoriglobus tundricola genome contains:
- a CDS encoding sensor histidine kinase; translation: MREFCQHLLDSSGFPPRWQCGSWSPGLGWLHIAADLGVWSAYFVIPCVLAWYAVRRKDIPFRGVVLLFVAFILLCGLTHLMDAVLFWWPAYRLAALLKLATALVSWATVASLFRITPHLMALRAPSELDAEIGERRRAEQDLRVLQASLERRVAERTAALEETEERFRAVFEATPAGLILADRYGRIVLVNDLIVRMFGWEKAELLGQPVERLVPERFRDRHPAYRAAYFATPAERPMGAGRDLAGARKDGSEFPVEVGIRPVGMSGAMYVLASVIDISTRKQAEANLRASEERFQAFMNHAPLAAWMVDEEFRGVYASPGFDRLTGLSPGSLLGRTPSELFPAGVAARHTANSNRVLSTGLPVGDEEPLVGLDGFPGVAYVVKFPVRGPSGQTLIGSVAIDITERKRTEELIKASLREKEVLLKEIHHRVKNNLQIVSALLELQSRQTTDRAAVEMFRESRGRVKSMALIHERLYRSLDLARVDFAEYTRQLAGDLFRTYKVSGDIRLEIDVDIPALSIDIAIPCGLLLNELISNCLKHAFAAAADGCIRVALHRERGTNVVTVADDGVGFPAGTDFRNSTSFGLQLVNTLVEQLAGESVMTADRGTTVTVRFPGTPSSNLEGPNP
- a CDS encoding hybrid sensor histidine kinase/response regulator: MTAAVVPPPPEQVPLAPPPSILVVEDERVIARCIAAQLAEMGYAVAGSAATGEEAVRLALELRPDLVLMDINLGAGIDGVEAATRIRKQVDVPVVYLTANSDRATIQRAKLTDPFGYVLKPYEDGDLRTAVEIGLYRHSIEWRLRENEQWLAATLRSIGDGVIATDARGRVRFMNGLAESLTGWTQAEALGRDVGEVFRVVEGASRKPLPNPILDALARGEPRDLPADTILIDKLGAEHFIADSADPIRDAKETVSGAVLVFRDVTEHRRLEEHLRQAQKMEAIGRLAGGIAHDFNNIMTVVTGFSELLLLDGIIAAPMPAPDRLDLLQNIYNAGTRAATLTQQIMAFSRKQMLVPCVLNLNTVLRDIGVMVQRLIGANIEFVIEPSADLGPVKADPTQIGQVILNLAANARDAMPKGGRLVFTTSNTQLEEAAAHRPPDVPPGWYAMLSVRDSGFGMSEEVRSHVFDPFFTTKGVGEGTGLGLATVYGIVKQSGGHIEVSSTVGLGTTFRIYLPLVADPMTPPSSRELRLASKGHETVLIVEDDDTVRKMTRLMLERCGYKVLEAPDGLKAVEMAERHWPPIHLLITDLVMPHMSGREVAERLLTFKRGLRVLYMSGYTEDVIVQQGVGSAAADFLHKPFSLGDLTSKVREVLDRA
- a CDS encoding DUF1559 domain-containing protein translates to MPARVPVKRLGFTLIELLVVIAIIAILIGLLLPAVQKVRDAAARMKCQNNLKQIGLAMHMYHDSYGYFPASFSKTPPQLQNNWGWLTNLLPYVEQAPLFANLNTTAGPFGANAYTTGTVPPVYVCPADPASTTVANPYFSGYARTNYLVSEQVSDGGSKYNLNVITDGLSNTIMAGERDGTTQVGGIWAGRDTTSVAGVIARPNWPLNTPYPHGTAVPTKTNDPTCTSYTWASKHTGNGVNFVFCDGSVHFLSASLGTDSAQQGCSHPLVANPKFPFILLYLGADGYPVDGNAF
- a CDS encoding Hsp70 family protein; its protein translation is MDPVIGIDLGTTNSAAAFLGPDGPEIIPNAIGGRLTPSVVGVDESGTALVGAAARELQVLHPERCASLFKRYMGTDHKLTLAGRAYAPEELSGLVLRALKADAEAFFGRPVARAVITVPAYFNDRQRKATLAAGKIAGWTVERILNEPTAAAIAYGFHDAGADKKLLVFDLGGGTFDVSVVELFEGTLEVKASSGESALGGEDFTRALAARVLAAQGVSYEQAEARTPKRVSRLIQQCERAKCALSREESTVVRVPDAAGEFTAAGEVTVTRADLESWVGPTLARVELPVRRVLGDAKLARAQIDEVILVGGATRMPLVVKRVTELLGKEPRRRLNPDEVVALGAAVQAGLVGRAAAVEDLVVTDVAPFTLGVEVSKDLGAEVRDGYFDPVIDRNTTIPVSRVKRYGTMAPNQAVIRVRVYQGESRRADGNLLLGEFEVRGIPPGPAGQPVDVRFTYDLNGVLEIEATVVATGKTVTHVIAKHAQGMSEAQVRAAVAAMAKLKTHPRDEEANRFILLRAERLFKELPTDLRDALGGLLDGFEAALGKQDPAAIARHRQELERFLSLYDPRADEPNGGAE
- a CDS encoding EF-hand domain-containing protein, whose amino-acid sequence is MWKKWLAFSGMLALIILLDPTHTPAQPEGGGKGKGGRGGFGGFGGPPPDGNTNGQGGGPGGGWPGGGMGGPGGPGGGMGGPGGPGGGGMGRGGFRMDPEVGWMMLQRWTNSTGNTVDLSQIPPETRTMINGFAQRFGTNPLPESGTMSKEQYLEFTAQNEALRAANGGGRGGMGGPNGGGGPGQGGWGPGGWDPNQGGPGQRPFEKKQTEEERPVAMRYGKLPKDLPPWFDEYDTDKDGQISLYEYRKSGKDSKEALTREFLKMDMNSDGLLTADELLRFTRQNAIKEKVDAYDESGGTERPSSWGLGAPVEDKGDNNKGGNNRGRGGPGGGGMGGPGGSMGGPGGGMGGPGGGMGRPGGGMGGPGGGWPGGGMGGPGGGMDWPGGGGGPGGRGGDNTKGPDPKGGDNGGRGGNRGKKGPG
- a CDS encoding response regulator, yielding MIEAGDARDALGLVERDRLHPGVLVTDVVTPGISGREPAERSRARYPTITVLYMSGYTGGGAAVRPGIPQAGTAFRHTPFTSFSPAHKVCAVLDRP